The Candidatus Eisenbacteria bacterium genome includes the window CTCGGAGTCCATGGAGCGCGCGAGCGTGGTCGACGGAATCCGGATCTACCCGCCTCCCGGACGAGAGGACTTCAAGTGGGACGGCCGCACCCTGCGCGTGGAGTGGGACCGGCCACTCTCCGAGGCGACCACGTACATCGTCCTCGTGAGCGGAAACGTGCGGGACGCTCGCGGCGTGCGCATGGGGACGCCGTTTCGGATCCGGTTCAGCACGGGCGCCGCCCTCGACAGCGGGAGCGTGAGCGGCGTGCTCCGCGCGCGCACGCTGCGGAAACAGGTCGTGCCGATCCTCGCCTTCTACGACACTCTGGGCATGCGTCCGGACACGCTCGGGGTGCAGGCGTCGTACGCGACCGAGACCGACACGGCCGGGGCGTACTCGCTCACCGGCCTGCCGGTGAACCGCGGCTTCACGATCCACGCGCTCTTCGACCTGAACCAGAACGGCGCGATCGACTCGGACGGGGATCTCGTCGCCAGCTATCCGTCGGTGATCCGCTTGACGCCGGAGCGAAACGAGGCGGATAGTATCAACATCACCGCGGTGGACCCGCGCGCCCCCGCCGTGCTGAACGGCACGATCGCGACGCAGGACTCGACGGCGCG containing:
- a CDS encoding Ig-like domain-containing protein produces the protein MSTPGLPRVRTVRGAAVVGLMAGAALLMGCARSVFPPGGPVDSAPPRITASTPGDSVTNVPVDASVEILFSESMERASVVDGIRIYPPPGREDFKWDGRTLRVEWDRPLSEATTYIVLVSGNVRDARGVRMGTPFRIRFSTGAALDSGSVSGVLRARTLRKQVVPILAFYDTLGMRPDTLGVQASYATETDTAGAYSLTGLPVNRGFTIHALFDLNQNGAIDSDGDLVASYPSVIRLTPERNEADSINITAVDPRAPAVLNGTIATQDSTARFRLEAQETVDSSLVRRVERVGPGGFTLRVPAGSYRLRATIVPPAESMEEPQTLQWQDVINVEPEEEYGPFEFTFGTVGTRPRDEDDEDEE